From the Streptomyces nigrescens genome, one window contains:
- a CDS encoding N-acetylneuraminate synthase family protein yields MSSNSRLRTLGSREAGPGRPVYVTGEIGINHNGDLENAFALIDAAADAGCDAVKFQKRTPEICTPRDQWDIERDTPWGRMTYIDYRHRVEFDEDGYRAIDEYCKKRGIAWFASPWDVESVAFLEKFDVPCYKVASASLTDDDLLRAMRATGRTVILSTGMSTPKQIRHAVEVLGSENILLCHATSTYPAKAEELNLRMINTLQDEYPNVPIGYSGHETGLQTTLAAVALGATFVERHITLDRAMWGSDQAASVEPGGLSRLVRDIRTIEESLGDGVKKVYESELGPMKKLRRVTGVVAEAEAAEPAAV; encoded by the coding sequence ATGAGCAGCAACTCCCGCCTCCGCACCCTCGGCTCCCGCGAGGCCGGCCCCGGCCGCCCCGTCTACGTCACCGGCGAGATCGGCATCAACCACAACGGCGACCTGGAGAACGCGTTCGCGCTGATCGATGCCGCCGCCGACGCCGGCTGCGACGCGGTGAAGTTCCAGAAGCGGACCCCGGAGATCTGCACCCCGCGCGACCAGTGGGACATCGAGCGCGACACCCCCTGGGGCCGGATGACCTACATCGACTACCGCCACCGTGTGGAGTTCGACGAGGACGGCTACCGCGCCATCGACGAGTACTGCAAGAAGCGCGGCATCGCCTGGTTCGCCTCCCCGTGGGACGTCGAGTCCGTCGCCTTCCTGGAGAAGTTCGACGTGCCCTGCTACAAGGTCGCCTCCGCCTCGCTCACCGACGACGACCTGCTGCGCGCCATGCGCGCCACCGGCCGCACCGTCATCCTCTCCACGGGCATGTCCACCCCCAAGCAGATCCGGCACGCCGTCGAGGTCCTGGGCAGCGAGAACATCCTGCTCTGCCACGCCACGAGCACCTACCCGGCCAAGGCCGAGGAGCTCAACCTGCGGATGATCAACACCCTGCAGGACGAGTACCCGAACGTCCCGATCGGCTACAGCGGCCACGAGACCGGTCTGCAGACCACCCTCGCCGCGGTCGCCCTCGGCGCCACCTTCGTCGAGCGCCACATCACCCTCGACCGCGCCATGTGGGGCTCCGACCAGGCCGCCTCCGTCGAGCCCGGCGGCCTGTCCCGCCTGGTCCGCGACATCCGCACCATCGAGGAGTCCCTCGGTGACGGCGTCAAGAAGGTCTACGAGAGCGAGCTCGGCCCGATGAAGAAGCTGCGCCGCGTCACCGGCGTGGTGGCCGAGGCCGAGGCCGCCGAGCCGGCCGCCGTCTGA